Proteins from one Mastacembelus armatus chromosome 16, fMasArm1.2, whole genome shotgun sequence genomic window:
- the cyth2 gene encoding cytohesin-2 — MTVDSEIFMPKSKAPKMDELDYIPVDLSPEERSELEDIRRRKGVLLQEIQRLREELREAILEVEGLETSTEGSKTLQKSRHVAMGRKKFNMDPKKGIVFLVENELLRHTAEDIAQFLYKGEGLNKTAIGDYLGERDDFNIKVLQAFVDLHEFTDLNLVQALRQFLWSFRLPGEAQKIDRMMEAFAQRYCHCNPGVFQSTDTCYVLSFAIIMLNTSLHNPNVRDKPGVDRFISMNRGINEGGDLPEELLRNLYESIKNEPFKIPEDDGNDLTHTFFNPDREGWLLKLGGRVKTWKRRWFILTDNCLYYFEYTTDKEPRGIIPLENLSIREVEDPRKPNCFELYIPNNRGQLIKACKTEADGRVVEGNHMVYRISAPTPEEKDEWIHSIKSAVSVDPFYEMLAARKKRISLKKKEEQP, encoded by the exons TCCCTGTAGACCTGAGCCCAGAGGAGCGCTCTGAGCTGGAGGACATCCGCAGGAGGAAGGGCGTCCTGCTGCAAGAGATCCAAAGGCTCAGAGAGGAATTAAGAGAGGCGATTTTAGAGGTTGAGGGACTGGAAACCAGCACAGAGGGCAG CAAAACTCTACAGAAAAGCAGGCATGTGGCAATGGGAAGGAAGAAATTCAACATGGACCCGAAAAAG GGCATTGTGTTTCTGGTGGAGAACGAGTTGCTCAGACACACTGCAGAGGACATTGCCCAGTTTTTGTACAAAGGAGAAGGCCTCAACAAGACAGCTATAGGAGATTACCTGGGAGAAAG GGATGACTTCAACATCAAAGTTCTTCAGGCGTTTGTTGACCTCCATGAGTTCACTGATCTCAACCTCGTCCAGGCCCTCAG ACAGTTCCTGTGGAGTTTCCGTTTGCCTGGTGAAGCCCAGAAGATTGACAGAATGATGGAGGCCTTTGCTCAGAGATACTGCCACTGCAACCCCGGTGTCTTCCAGAGCACCg ACACATGTTATGTGCTGTCATTTGCCATCATTATGCTGAACACAAGCCTCCATAACCCCAATGTGAGGGACAAACCTGGAGTGGACCGCTTCATTTCAATGAACCGGGGCATCAACGAGGGTGGAGACCTGCCAGAGGAGCTTCTCAGG AATCTCTATGAAAGCATTAAAAACGAGCCCTTCAAGATCCCTGAGGACGACGGCAATGACCTGACGCACACCTTCTTCAACCCCGACAGAGAAGGCTGGCTTCTCAAACTTG GGGGACGAGTGAAAACCTGGAAACGACGATGGTTCATTCTCACAGACAACTGCCTTTATTACTTTGAATATACCACA GATAAGGAGCCACGAGGCATCATTCCCTTGGAAAACCTCAGCATCCGTGAGGTTGAGGATCCAAGGAAACCA AATTGCTTTGAGTTGTACATCCCCAACAACCGCGGTCAGCTGATTAAGGCCTGTAAGACAGAGGCTGATGGGAGAGTAGTAGAAGGGAACCACATGGTGTACCGCATCTCCGCCCCCACCCCTGAGGAGAAGGACGAATGGATCCACAGCATAAA GTCTGCTGTCAGTGTCGATCCGTTCTATGAAATGCTTGCTGCCAGGAAGAAACGTATatcactgaagaaaaaagaggaacaaCCATAG
- the LOC113136477 gene encoding neuronal pentraxin-1, producing MEIMRNSQCRHLFLVPFVFSLLLLHPTSAISGSDYDYGAHPRFICTPVPLDVDPSCFPTAGPGAGAAGPSGPGHQSAPPAGWWGVSEEAKATILHLRESLVQQKETILDQRETIRELTAKLSLCEGFGRGVTPHDEHHSTASHSHHTGVASHHNYNDKWHYSNQQGHHGNSNLIPDSPHHPAVGGQRSGGGHSSNNQGKDKHLTPGDNTSAPEQMERILQALKERLDNLQKRNTSITYSSSLKELLQRKISALEQQLQHRTAALSSPQHHNEDSSHRDDGEHHDDDRHDDDRHDDDHPDDGHPDDHKDDHDNGGHSDSGTHTDHHDDNNDHHDSGGDHDDHSDDEEDDDTDEDQHSNEAGNHNYFPHTGHRAQRPQAGFHSKKLETMLNQLHLAGSSRKISKTPDAFQISFPMRTNYMYGRVKRTLLQEIFALTLCLWIKAGAGPSLGTPFSYSTPGQSNELVLIEWGNNPIELLVDDKAAMLPLSLGDGKWHHVCVTWSTRDGQWEAYQDGVQKGSGRNLSPWHSIKPGGVFILGQEQDTLGGRFDATQSFVGEMSDLHMWSHVLSSSDIYGLASCSSHLTGDVIAWSDTEVELHGGVTRHPFDPCH from the exons ATGGAGATCATGAGGAACTCTCAATGTCGACACCTGTTCCTTGTTCCATTTGTGTTTTCGCTACTCCTTCTCCACCCCACATCTGCAATCTCAGGGTCTGACTATGATTACGGAGCACACCCACGTTTTATTTGCACCCCTGTTCCTCTGGATGTAGATCCCTCCTGCTTCCCTACAGCAGGTCCAGGCGCAGGGGCAGCAGGGCCCAGCGGACCAGGCCATCAAAGTGCACCTCCTGCTGGCTGGTGGGGGGTGAGCGAAGAGGCCAAAGCCACCATCCTCCACCTCAGAGAGAGCCTCGTGCAACAGAAAGAGACCATCCTGGACCAGAGGGAAACCATTCGAGAGCTGACTGCTAAACTCAGCCTGTGCGAGGGCTTCGGCCGGGGCGTGACGCCTCATGACGAGCACCACAGCACAGCCTCACATTCCCATCATACAGGGGTGGCCAGTCACCACAACTACAATGACAAGTGGCACTATAGCAACCAGCAgggtcaccatggaaacagcaACCTCATACCGGATTCACCACACCACCCCGCTGTAGGTGGGCAACGATCTGGTGGAgggcacagcagcaacaatcaggGGAAGGATAAACATTTGACACCAGGGGACAACACATCAGCACCAGAACAGATGGAGAGGATATTGCAGGCGCTGAAGGAGAGACTGGACAACTTGCAG AAGAGAAACACGTCCATCACCTACTCCAGCTCCTTGAAAGAGCTGCTTCAGAGGAAGATCAGTGCTCTGGagcaacagctgcagcatcGAACAGCTGCCCTTAGCAGCCCACAGCATCACAATGAGGACAGCAGTCACCGAGACGATGGAGAGCATCATGACGACGATCGGCATGACGACGATCGTCATGACGACGATCACCCTGATGACGGACACCCAGATGATCACAAGGATGACCATGACAACGGGGGTCACAGCGACAGTGGAACCCACACTGACCATCATGACGACAACAATGACCACCACGATTCAGGCGGTGACCATGATGACCAcagtgatgatgaggaagatgatgacACTGATGAAGATCAACACAGTAATGAAGCAGGCAATCACAATTACTTTCCACATACAGGACACAGAGCACAGAGGCCACAGGCTGGTTTCCACTCAAAGAAACTGGAGACAATGCTCAATCAGCTGCACCTCGCAG GTTCCAGCAGGAAGATATCCAAGACTCCTGACGCCTTCCAGATCAGTTTCCCGATGAGAACCAACTACATGTATGGACGGGTGAAGAGGACTCTGCTGCAGGAGATCTTCGCTCTGACCTTGTGTCTTTGGATCAAGGCTGGTGCGGGGCCCAGCCTGGGGACGCCCTTCTCTTACTCCACACCTGGACAGTCCAATGAGTTAGTGCTCATTGAATGGGGAAATAACCCCATAGAGCTGCTGGTTGATGACAAG GCAGCGATGTTGCCCCTGTCTTTGGGTGATGGGAAGTGgcaccatgtgtgtgtgacctggtCAACACGGGATGGACAGTGGGAGGCCTACCAGGACGGAGTGCAGAAAGGCTCTGGGAGAAATCTTTCACCCTGGCACTCCATCAAACCTGGGGGGGTCTTCATCCTGGGACAGGAGCAG GACACCCTTGGGGGCCGTTTTGATGCCACTCAGTCATTCGTGGGCGAGATGTCGGACCTCCACATGTGGTCACATGTCCTGAGCTCTAGTGACATCTACGGCCTGGCCTCCTGCAGCAGCCACCTCACAGGAGATGTCATCGCTTGGTCTGATACTGAAGTGGAGCTTCATGGAGGCGTCACCAGACACCCCTTTGACCCCTGTCACTGA